The Drosophila mauritiana strain mau12 chromosome 2R, ASM438214v1, whole genome shotgun sequence genome has a segment encoding these proteins:
- the LOC117137929 gene encoding pyruvate dehydrogenase (acetyl-transferring) kinase, mitochondrial isoform X2, with amino-acid sequence MRLFPVRFSAASSSMASLAKMLDFYSGFNPSPLSIKQFMDFGQNACEKKSYIFLRKELPVRLANIMKEIALLPDNLLHTRSVSEVSSWYVKSFEDVLVYEKAEPTHDNLQKFVADLDLIRNRHNDVVQTMAQGVIEMKENEGGQVDAPTESSIQYFLDRLYMSRISIRMLINQHTLLFGGNPHAGGRHIGCLDPACDLSDVVRDAYENARFLCDQYYLTSPALEIQQHSSEPGDNLPIRTVYVPSHLYYMLFELFKNSMRAVVEHHGHDNNDTLPPLKVAICKGKEDICVKISDQGGGIPRSQTDQLFKYMYSTAPQPSKSDLHTVPLAGYGYGLPISRLYARYFHGDIVLLSCEGFGTDAIIYLKALSDEANELLPIFNKTSSKFYRATVPTGDWSNQNFSNRWRYLYGFLKNS; translated from the exons ATGCGCCTGTTTCCAGTCCGATTCTCAGCCGCCTCCTCGTCGATGGCGAGTTTGGCCAAAATGCTCGACTTTTACTCGGGCTTCAACCCCTCGCCCCTCTCGATAAAGCAGTTCATGGACTTTG GTCAGAATGCCTGCGAGAAGAAATCTTACATATTTCTGCGCAAGGAGCTGCCTGTTCGACTGGCGAATATCATGAAGGAGATCGCCCTTCTGCCGGACAACCTGCTGCACACCAGATCCGTAAGCGAAGTTAGTTCCTGGTATGTCAAGAGTTTCGAGGATGTGCTGGTGTACGAGAAAGCAGAGCCCACCCACGACAATCTGCAAAA GTTTGTGGCCGATTTGGATCTCATTAGGAATCGGCACAACGATGTGGTGCAAACGATGGCCCAGGGTGTGATCGAAATGAAGGAGAACGAGGGCGGCCAGGTGGATGCGCCCACAGAGAGTTCCATTCAGTACTTTCTCGACAGGCTCTACATGTCTCGCATCAGCATTCGAATGCTGATAAATCAGCACA CCCTTCTCTTTGGCGGAAATCCACATGCGGGTGGCCGCCACATTGGTTGCCTGGATCCCGCCTGTGATCTCTCGGATGTGGTTCGCGATGCCTACGAGAATGCGCGGTTCCTGTGCGATCAGTACTACCTGACCAGTCCGGCGCTGGAGATCCAGCAGCACAGCAGCGAGCCTGGAGACAACCTGCCCATCCGCACCGTGTACGTGCCCTCGCACCTGTACTACATGCTTTTCGAGCTCTTTAAGAACTCTATGCGTGCTGTTGTGGAGCACCATGGCCATGACAACAATGACACATTGCCCCCCTTGAAAGTAGCCATCTGCAAGGGCAAGGAGGACATCTGCGTGAAAATTTCTGACCAGGGCGGCGGCATTCCCCGCTCCCAGACCGATCAGCTCTTCAAGTATATGTACAGCACAGCGCCGCAGCCCTCGAAGTCGGATCTGCACACGGTGCCACTAGCGGGCTATGGATACGGCCTGCCGATCTCAAGGCTTTACGCCCGCTATTTCCACGGTGACATTGTGCTGCTCTCCTGCGAGGGATTCGGCACCGATGCAATCATCTATCTAAAG GCTCTGTCCGACGAAGCAAATGAATTGCTGCCGATCTTCAACAAGACAAGCTCAAAGTTCTATCGCGCCACCGTGCCCACGGGTGACTGGTCCAATCAG AACTTTTCCAATCGTTGGCGttatttatatggttttttaaAGAATTCATAA
- the LOC117137386 gene encoding protein preli-like gives MVVAASTCRTETVFDYSWMNVVVAYWNRYPNPSSTHVLTEDTIQREVRDGKLFSRRLLSKTNPVPKWGARFYNNVPVKIVEDSVLDPVKKTFTTFTRNLGMTKIMKVDEIVVYSEQKDGSTLAVRRAYISSQVFGFSRAIRAFGIERFKANGNKASNGFNYVLRRMFPDSLVGGGHHQHVVTTTSPAGELPATTTTVSTTNGSLNNQGTLKSAAKVGYEFFKSHASKIAQLFSVKN, from the exons ATGGTCGTGGCAGCATCCACCTGCCGCACGGAGACAGTCTTCGATTACAGCTGGATGAACGTGGTGGTCGCCTACTGGAACCGCTACCCGAATCCCTCCAGCACCCACGTCCTCACCGAGGACACCATTCAGCGTGAGGTGCGCGATGGCAAGCTCTTCTCGCGACGGCTGCTGTCCAAGACGAATCCGGTGCCCAAGTGGGGAGCCCGCTTCTACAACAATGTGCCGGTCAAGATTGTTGAGGACTCCGTGCTGGACCCGGTCAAAAAGACATTCACCACATTCACCAGGAACCTGGGAATGACCAAGATAATG aaAGTTGATGAAATCGTCGTCTACAGCGAGCAGAAGGACGGCAGTACTCTGGCCGTGCGAAGAGCATACATCAGTTCGCAGGTGTTCGGATTCTCGCGGGCCATTCGCGCCTTCGGCATCGAACGGTTTAAGGCCAACGGCAACAAGGCCTCCAATGGATTCAACTACGTGCTGCGGCGCATGTTTCCGGACAGCTTGGTGGGTGGAGGACATCATCAGCACGTGGTGACGACGACTTCGCCAGCTGGAGAACTTCCTGCAACGACCACCACCGTATCCACAACAAACGGCAGTCTCAACAACCAAGGAACTCTCAAGAGCGCCGCAAAAGTGGGCTACGAGTTCTTCAAGAGTCATGCCTCCAAGATTGCGCAACTGTTTTCTGTCAAGAACTGA
- the LOC117137929 gene encoding pyruvate dehydrogenase (acetyl-transferring) kinase, mitochondrial isoform X1 yields MRLFPVRFSAASSSMASLAKMLDFYSGFNPSPLSIKQFMDFGQNACEKKSYIFLRKELPVRLANIMKEIALLPDNLLHTRSVSEVSSWYVKSFEDVLVYEKAEPTHDNLQKFVADLDLIRNRHNDVVQTMAQGVIEMKENEGGQVDAPTESSIQYFLDRLYMSRISIRMLINQHTLLFGGNPHAGGRHIGCLDPACDLSDVVRDAYENARFLCDQYYLTSPALEIQQHSSEPGDNLPIRTVYVPSHLYYMLFELFKNSMRAVVEHHGHDNNDTLPPLKVAICKGKEDICVKISDQGGGIPRSQTDQLFKYMYSTAPQPSKSDLHTVPLAGYGYGLPISRLYARYFHGDIVLLSCEGFGTDAIIYLKALSDEANELLPIFNKTSSKFYRATVPTGDWSNQSSDMNARQLSATTPKRCDFLQDA; encoded by the exons ATGCGCCTGTTTCCAGTCCGATTCTCAGCCGCCTCCTCGTCGATGGCGAGTTTGGCCAAAATGCTCGACTTTTACTCGGGCTTCAACCCCTCGCCCCTCTCGATAAAGCAGTTCATGGACTTTG GTCAGAATGCCTGCGAGAAGAAATCTTACATATTTCTGCGCAAGGAGCTGCCTGTTCGACTGGCGAATATCATGAAGGAGATCGCCCTTCTGCCGGACAACCTGCTGCACACCAGATCCGTAAGCGAAGTTAGTTCCTGGTATGTCAAGAGTTTCGAGGATGTGCTGGTGTACGAGAAAGCAGAGCCCACCCACGACAATCTGCAAAA GTTTGTGGCCGATTTGGATCTCATTAGGAATCGGCACAACGATGTGGTGCAAACGATGGCCCAGGGTGTGATCGAAATGAAGGAGAACGAGGGCGGCCAGGTGGATGCGCCCACAGAGAGTTCCATTCAGTACTTTCTCGACAGGCTCTACATGTCTCGCATCAGCATTCGAATGCTGATAAATCAGCACA CCCTTCTCTTTGGCGGAAATCCACATGCGGGTGGCCGCCACATTGGTTGCCTGGATCCCGCCTGTGATCTCTCGGATGTGGTTCGCGATGCCTACGAGAATGCGCGGTTCCTGTGCGATCAGTACTACCTGACCAGTCCGGCGCTGGAGATCCAGCAGCACAGCAGCGAGCCTGGAGACAACCTGCCCATCCGCACCGTGTACGTGCCCTCGCACCTGTACTACATGCTTTTCGAGCTCTTTAAGAACTCTATGCGTGCTGTTGTGGAGCACCATGGCCATGACAACAATGACACATTGCCCCCCTTGAAAGTAGCCATCTGCAAGGGCAAGGAGGACATCTGCGTGAAAATTTCTGACCAGGGCGGCGGCATTCCCCGCTCCCAGACCGATCAGCTCTTCAAGTATATGTACAGCACAGCGCCGCAGCCCTCGAAGTCGGATCTGCACACGGTGCCACTAGCGGGCTATGGATACGGCCTGCCGATCTCAAGGCTTTACGCCCGCTATTTCCACGGTGACATTGTGCTGCTCTCCTGCGAGGGATTCGGCACCGATGCAATCATCTATCTAAAG GCTCTGTCCGACGAAGCAAATGAATTGCTGCCGATCTTCAACAAGACAAGCTCAAAGTTCTATCGCGCCACCGTGCCCACGGGTGACTGGTCCAATCAG AGCTCCGATATGAACGCACGCCAGTTGTCGGCCACCACACCCAAGCGCTGCGACTTTCTTCAGGACGCATGA